A stretch of the Oxyura jamaicensis isolate SHBP4307 breed ruddy duck chromosome 4, BPBGC_Ojam_1.0, whole genome shotgun sequence genome encodes the following:
- the CYTL1 gene encoding cytokine-like protein 1 encodes MKMLLSLITLLSAALLAYAAPPTCYSRVLSLSKEITESFKELQTSKAVDPCVETLPRLYLDIHNYCVLTKLRDFVAYPRCERVIEVSDLKEKARSLYTIMISYCRRDLVFLTDDCSALENPVETSDEIDS; translated from the exons ATGAAGATGCTGCTGAGCCTAATTACTCTGCTCTCCGCTGCCCTGCTAGCCTATGCAGCCCCTCCAACATGCTACTCCAGGGTGTTGTCTCTGAGCAAAGAGATCACAGAGTCGTTTAAGGAGTTGCAGACCTCCAAGGCTGTG GACCCATGCGTGGAGACGCTGCCCAGGCTGTATTTGGACATCCAC AATTACTGTGTGCTGACAAAACTCCGTGATTTTGTGGCCTACCCTAGATGTGAGAGAGTGATTGAAGTGAGtgatctgaaggaaaaagccCGTAGCCTGTACACCATTATGATCTCCTACTGCAGAAGG GACTTGGTGTTCCTCACCGATGACTGTAGTGCTCTGGAAAATCCTGTTGAGACCTCTGATGAAATTGACAGCTAA